TTTCTGCATACATATCTAAGATATCTGCTGAAGTTGCCACATACCAACGGTTATTTTGCCCTAAGCAAACAAAGTAAGATGTTTCACCCACACTCACGGCTTTGTCAACCAACACTACTGTTATCGGCAGGGGTGACATGGCGTTTCTGTCGTTGAGACTCAACATAGTTCCCGATATGGCAAAATCTAGCATCATTGCCAATTGTGCCTGTCTATCTTCCTGTGCTTGCTCTTGCAGGGTTTTGAAAATTTGGCGTTCTACTTTGAGTCGTTGACGCAATTTTTCATATTGCATCACTTCATTTTCATCAATAGCTGCCAATTGTGACTGAATTTGCGATAATTCGCCTTGAACTTGCGCCAGTTCTTCAAAATCTGGTTGCAGATGCAAGTTGGACATATATTGTCCAAAACTTCGTTCTATCAGTTCTCTGGCTTTTTCTATGGTGTGGGTTTGCAGCAGGTTCAATACCATGCCGTAACTGGGTGTAAACTGACTAACTAGGGGATCAGCTTTGGATGTAGCTAAATAGGATGCTTCTTTTGCTCCTTCAAAGGGGGTTTGCAATGTCACTACATAACCTTGTAGATCCATGCCTCGACGGCCAGCACGACCTGCCATTTGCAGAAATTCAGAAGCGTTCAGCAACCTATGTCCGTTATCAGTTCGTTTAGACAAAGTAGAGATTACTGTTGTCCGGGCAGGCATATTAATTCCCGCTGCTAAGGTTTCGGTAGCGAATACAACTTTAATTAATCCCTGTTGAAAAAGTTCTTCAACTAATCCTTTCCACGCTGGTAAAATTCCGGCATGGTGAGCAGCTATGCCTCGATACAATGGGGCAACTTGTCCAGCCCTACCAGCATCGGGATTCCGGCGTAAAAAGTCATCAATTTGTTGGCGCAGGATTTGAGATTCATCATTATTAACTAACCATAAATCACCAACTTCTTCTACAGCTTTATCACAGCCCCGACGACTGAAGATAAAGTAAATTGCCGGGAGCATATCCCGTTCTTGAAGTTGGCTAAGGGTATAAATAATACCAGGCGGTTCTGGTCTACCAGCTTTGCCTTTTTCCCAATATCCTTTTTTAGCTTTTTTGACTAAGCGGGGGTTAATTTTGGTATTAGTTTCATTTAATAACGGAAATAACCCTTTGGGATTACAAAAGTTAAATTCTAAGGGAACGGGGCGGAAATCGGAGTAAATTAGGTCTGTTGGTCCATGAACGTGATTTAACCAACTGGTGAGTTGATCACTGTTGGCAACGGTAGCGGAAAGGGCTACAAGTTGGACGGAACGGGGACAATAGATAATTGACTCTTCCCAAACTGTCCCCCGTTGGCGATCGTTCATGTAGTGGCACTCATCTAGCACCACAGCCTCAACGTCGGTTAAGGAAATTCCCACTTGGCCTATGGGTGTGCCATAGAGCATATTGCGGAAAATTTCTGTGGTCATGACCAAAATTGGGGCATCCCTGTGTATGGAAGCGTCTCCAGTGAGGAGTCCAACTTGATCAAAGCCAAATTTTTCGCGGAAGTCTCGGAGTTTTTGATTAGATAACGCCTTTAAGGGAGTGGTGTAAAATACCCGTTTCCCGCGAGATAAGGCGCGATAGATAGCATATTCCCCAATTAGGGTTTTTCCTGAACCTGTGGGCGCACAGACGACCACTGAGCGGTCAGCATTGAGGGAGGCGATCGCTTCTTTCTGGAATTGATCTAATTCAAAGGGGAATATTGACTCTGGGTCAATATCATTAACAGAGGCTGGATAATTCACTCAATCATAATTTACTAAGCAGACCATCTACTATCATAACGTGATTAGTGGTTTGCTAGGTTGACATCAAAAGCTAAGTTGTAGGGGTATTATTTAACCTGTGTTAATCATTTGATTATTTCGGCAATTTTGCGAAGGACTTGACACGCACTCTCTAATTCGCTTTGGGTAGAGAGAGGAGCAAATACTCGTGACAGGGCATAGTGTTTATTTTCTATCTTAACGAACACAATATCATCACCGTTGGTTAACATTCCCAAAGTAGGTAAATCATTATTTGGTTTGATATTATTTGGTATCCATCTACTTAATTATTACTTTGCGCCTTTGCGTATTGGCGAAGCGGGGCGTAGCCCGATAAAAAATATTAATAGGGAGTAATACCCCCTATTTACCAGCAATATCCTTCAAAAAATTGATTCTAACCTATCAATTTCTGCCAACTCATTGCCCCAATAATAGCATCAGCAGTTAAACCATTTTGCTGTTGAAATTTCTTGATTGCTGCTTCCGTTTGAGAACCATAAATCCCATCAGGAGTAGCATCTACACGATATTGTAAATATCTGATAATCACACCACTAGCATGAGTTCCTTGAACAACTCGTTTAGCTAATATTTGATTGAGGGCATCCCAGGTAGTATTACCTGCTATTCCTGTTGGTAAAACTCCCACAATTCTCTGAAAATTTTCCGTTGCAGAAGATGTAGCTGGTCCCATGCCATTATCTTCTACTAGGGGTTGATTATTTTTATCAGTAATTTTCAACCGATTTAAAGCCTGTTGTAGTCTCAAAATACTCTTATCTTTATTCTGTTCTTCATCTATAACAGTATTGACAAGACCATTAGGAACAGGAATAGGAATAGGTACATTAGGAGCCGGATTTGTAGGAGTGCTTGCTACTTTACCTGTTAAGCCGGCAACTATAGCATTAGCCATTGCTTCACCATCATATATTTGCATATCTTTAGCAGAATCAATGAAGCAACCTTCTATGAGAATTCCCGGCATATTTGTTCTTTTGAGAACATACAGATGTGAGCCACTTTTGACACCACGATTAAAAAAGCCTAATTTGACAATTTCATCTAATACAGATTTAGCAGTTTTTTTACCAGCGTCGCTAATGGCAAATACTTCTGTTCCATTAGCTTGTCCATTAAAAGCATTAAAATGAATAGATACAAAAAAATCTACTCGGTTACTATTGGCTTTCTCACAACGACTACCTAAAGATTGATTTACTGTATTTGCGCTATTTGGTTTACAGGTAATTACTGTATGTCCTAAACTTTCTAATTTAGCTATAACCTTATTACCGACTTCCATTGTTAACTTATTTTCGGATTTGATTCCTTCTGCACCACCATCAGGAGGACAGTTATGACCAATATCAATGCCGTATTTCATTTGTATCTCCTTAATTGACTTTCCTAGTATGCCAATAATCTGCTACTTGTTAATATAGTTCCGAAAACTATAGACATTATTTTAATCTCTAGGTAGATATTCGCCCATTAATCCCCAAAAATGTTTAAGATCAAGGTAAAGAAATATTTCGTTATATAAGCGCATGAAACGCATTGTCTTGATTGCTGGGTTTGAATCGTTTAACGCGGACTTATACCGAAAAGCGGCTGATTTGGCTAATTCCCGCTGTCCAGAGTTGGATATTCGAGTATTTAGCGATCGCAATATTACCACCAATAGCACCGAAATAGAAGCTGCACTCAAAGACGCAGACGTATTTTTTGGTAGCTTACTATTTGATTATGACCAAGTTGTGTGGTTGCGGGAGCGTGTCGCTAACATCCCCATTCGTCTTGTCTTCGAGTCAGCACTGGAATTGATGAGTTTAACCAAAATAGGAGCATTCGCTATCGGTGACAAACCCGCAGGAATGCCCAAACCCATTAAATTCATCCTTGACAAATTCAGCAACGGTAAAGAAGAAGACAAACTCGCCGGTTATATCAGCTTCCTGAAAATCGGTCCCAAATTATTAAAATTCATCCCAGTCCAAAAAGTCCAAGACTTACGCAACTGGTTAATTATCTATGGTTACTGGAACGCCGGCGGTTCAGAAAACGTCGCTTCCCTATTTTGGACAATTGCGGAAAAATACTTAGATTTAAAAGTTGGAGATATACCACCACCCATCGAAACCCCGGACATGGGGCTATTACATCCCGACTATCAAGGATTTTTTACATCACCCAAAGCATACTTAGAATGGTATCAAAGAAGGGAACAGGGAACAGGGAACAGGGAACAGAACGTAGGGGCGCAGGGCCTGCGCCCGGAAGGCCTACGCCCGAAAACCCTGCACCCGGAAACCCTGCACCCGGAAACCCTGCACCCGGAAACCCTGCACCCGGAAACCCTGCGCCCGAAAACCCTGCCCCCGGAAACCCTACGCCCAGTTATAGGTATTCTAATTTACCGCAAGCACGTTATTACCAAATTGCCCTATATTCCCCAACTGATCCGCCATTTTGAAAAAGCGGGGTTAATTCCCTTACCCATCTTTATTAACGGAGTAGAAGGTCATGTAGCCGTGCGTGATTGGATGACAAGCGACCACGAAACCCAACAACGTCAACAGGGAAATATTGAAACCCCTTCCCTTTCCTCAGAAGCAGTAAAAATTGATGCCATAGTTTCTACTATCGGTTTTCCCCTTGTAGGTGGTCCGGCTGGTTCAATGGCAGCAGGAAGACAAGTAGAAGTAGCTAAACGCATTCTCACCGCCAAAAATGTCCCTTATATTGTCGCTGCACCCTTATTGATTCAAGATATTCACTCTTGGACACGCCAAGGCGTAGGCGGTTTACAAAGTGTTGTTTTATATGCTTTACCAGAATTAGATGGGGCAATTGATACAATTCCTCTCGGTGGATTAGTGGGGGAACAAATTTATTTAGTTCCTGAACGAATGCAGCGATTAACTAATAGAGTCAAAAGTTGGGTTTCCCTCCGTAAAAAACCCATTTCTCAACGGAAAATTGCCATTATTTTATATGGTTTCCCCCCCGGTTATGGTGCAGTTGGAACTGCTGCATTATTAAACGTTCCTCGCAGTTTAATAAAATTACTAAATGCCCTCAAAGCACAAGGTTATACAGTTGGTGATATTCCTGAAGATGGAGAAGATTTAATTCGGCAAATTAAAGCAGCAGATGAAAACCCCAATCTACCCACAAACAGGGAGGGAGTCATATCCCCCCTCGTTGACGGGGGGGTTAGGGGGGGTTCTACCGTTAATGCCAGAACATTAGAAAAATGGTTAGGATACCTCAATACATCTCGCATTGAAAAACAATGGAAATATCTCACAGGTAGCGGTATTAAAACCTATGGAGACGAGTTTAATATTGGTGGTGTGCAATTAGGAAATGTCTGGATAGGTGTCCAACCACCCTTGGGAATTCAAGGAGATCCTATGCGGTTAATGTTTGAAAGAGATTTAACCCCACATCCCCAATATGCAGCCTACTATAAATGGTTACAAAATGATTTTCAAGCTGATGCAATTGTTCATTTTGGAATGCACGGAACAGTTGAATGGTTGCCAGGTTCACCATTAGGAAATACTGGTTATTCTTGGTCGGATATTCTCTTAGGAAATATGCCCAATCTCTACATCTATGCCGCAAATAATCCTTCAGAATCCATTTTAGCCAAACGTCGCGGTTATGGGGTATTAATTTCTCATAATGTCCCTCCCTATGGACGCGCTGGTTTATATAAGGAGTTGGTGAATTTACGCGATTTAATTGCAGAATATCGGGAAGATCCAGAAAAGAATTATCTGTTAAAGGAAGGGATTTGCAAGAAAATTGTTGATACTGGTTTGGAGGTTGATTGTCCTTTTGATGATGCGAAAAGGTTGGGTATTCCCTTTACACCAGAAAATGTGAAGATGTTCAGCAATCATGCTTTTGATCATTATTTGGTGAAGTTGTATGAGTATTTGCAAGTTCTCGAAAATCGTCTTTTTTCTTCTGGGTTGCACGTTTTAGGTGAAGCACCAAATCAGGAGGAGTTATCGGGTTATTTGGATGCTTATTTTGGGGGAGAGAATGAACCA
The window above is part of the Dolichospermum sp. DET69 genome. Proteins encoded here:
- a CDS encoding RNA helicase, whose amino-acid sequence is MNYPASVNDIDPESIFPFELDQFQKEAIASLNADRSVVVCAPTGSGKTLIGEYAIYRALSRGKRVFYTTPLKALSNQKLRDFREKFGFDQVGLLTGDASIHRDAPILVMTTEIFRNMLYGTPIGQVGISLTDVEAVVLDECHYMNDRQRGTVWEESIIYCPRSVQLVALSATVANSDQLTSWLNHVHGPTDLIYSDFRPVPLEFNFCNPKGLFPLLNETNTKINPRLVKKAKKGYWEKGKAGRPEPPGIIYTLSQLQERDMLPAIYFIFSRRGCDKAVEEVGDLWLVNNDESQILRQQIDDFLRRNPDAGRAGQVAPLYRGIAAHHAGILPAWKGLVEELFQQGLIKVVFATETLAAGINMPARTTVISTLSKRTDNGHRLLNASEFLQMAGRAGRRGMDLQGYVVTLQTPFEGAKEASYLATSKADPLVSQFTPSYGMVLNLLQTHTIEKARELIERSFGQYMSNLHLQPDFEELAQVQGELSQIQSQLAAIDENEVMQYEKLRQRLKVERQIFKTLQEQAQEDRQAQLAMMLDFAISGTMLSLNDRNAMSPLPITVVLVDKAVSVGETSYFVCLGQNNRWYVATSADILDMYAEMPRVEVPEDLIPPSELGLKRGQTIRGEETTIAIAQSIPNPEEFNHLPTEVREQLSRLTAVQEQLENHPIYKSGNIAKIFKNRARCVELEAEIEHLQAQVSLQSQRYWEEFLCLIEILQSFECLDNLVPTKLGEIAAAIRGENELWLGLVLSSGELDNIDPHNLAAIVAALVTEAPRPDTKIDFNLSPEADAAWLTLQPIRRSVLKVQYRHGVALPVGLETRFISLISLVEQWALGVEWKVLCEKTTLDEGDVVRILRRTLDLLSQIPHVPNLPDMLRRNAQRAMQLIDRFPVNETME
- a CDS encoding N-acetylmuramoyl-L-alanine amidase is translated as MKYGIDIGHNCPPDGGAEGIKSENKLTMEVGNKVIAKLESLGHTVITCKPNSANTVNQSLGSRCEKANSNRVDFFVSIHFNAFNGQANGTEVFAISDAGKKTAKSVLDEIVKLGFFNRGVKSGSHLYVLKRTNMPGILIEGCFIDSAKDMQIYDGEAMANAIVAGLTGKVASTPTNPAPNVPIPIPVPNGLVNTVIDEEQNKDKSILRLQQALNRLKITDKNNQPLVEDNGMGPATSSATENFQRIVGVLPTGIAGNTTWDALNQILAKRVVQGTHASGVIIRYLQYRVDATPDGIYGSQTEAAIKKFQQQNGLTADAIIGAMSWQKLIG
- the bchH gene encoding magnesium chelatase subunit H, which encodes MKRIVLIAGFESFNADLYRKAADLANSRCPELDIRVFSDRNITTNSTEIEAALKDADVFFGSLLFDYDQVVWLRERVANIPIRLVFESALELMSLTKIGAFAIGDKPAGMPKPIKFILDKFSNGKEEDKLAGYISFLKIGPKLLKFIPVQKVQDLRNWLIIYGYWNAGGSENVASLFWTIAEKYLDLKVGDIPPPIETPDMGLLHPDYQGFFTSPKAYLEWYQRREQGTGNREQNVGAQGLRPEGLRPKTLHPETLHPETLHPETLHPETLRPKTLPPETLRPVIGILIYRKHVITKLPYIPQLIRHFEKAGLIPLPIFINGVEGHVAVRDWMTSDHETQQRQQGNIETPSLSSEAVKIDAIVSTIGFPLVGGPAGSMAAGRQVEVAKRILTAKNVPYIVAAPLLIQDIHSWTRQGVGGLQSVVLYALPELDGAIDTIPLGGLVGEQIYLVPERMQRLTNRVKSWVSLRKKPISQRKIAIILYGFPPGYGAVGTAALLNVPRSLIKLLNALKAQGYTVGDIPEDGEDLIRQIKAADENPNLPTNREGVISPLVDGGVRGGSTVNARTLEKWLGYLNTSRIEKQWKYLTGSGIKTYGDEFNIGGVQLGNVWIGVQPPLGIQGDPMRLMFERDLTPHPQYAAYYKWLQNDFQADAIVHFGMHGTVEWLPGSPLGNTGYSWSDILLGNMPNLYIYAANNPSESILAKRRGYGVLISHNVPPYGRAGLYKELVNLRDLIAEYREDPEKNYLLKEGICKKIVDTGLEVDCPFDDAKRLGIPFTPENVKMFSNHAFDHYLVKLYEYLQVLENRLFSSGLHVLGEAPNQEELSGYLDAYFGGENEPQRSEGHEGRKEEERVITDLLNQSTDELTNLLRGLNGEFIPPAPGGDLLRDGAGVLPTGRNIHALDPYRMPSPAAFERGKEIAKKIIDQSLNENKKYPETVAVLLWGLDAIKTKGESLGILLELIGAEPVKEGTGRIVRYELKPLSEVGHPRIDVLANLSGIFRDSFVNIIELLDDLFQRAAEIDEPEEMNFIRKHALALKAQGVENSSARLFSNPAGDFGSLVNDRVVDGNWESGEELGNTWESRNVFSYGRNDKGQARPEVLQTLLKTSDRIVQEIDSVEYGLTDIQEYYANTGGLKKAAEKQSGKKVTASFVESFSKDTTPRNLDDLLRMEYRTKLLNPKWADAMANQGSGGAFEISQRMTALIGWGGTADFKDDWVYDQAAETYALDAEMAEKLRKANPEAFKNIVGRMLEASGRGLWQADGDKLEKLRQLYELSDEQLEGVTN